The Primulina tabacum isolate GXHZ01 chromosome 7, ASM2559414v2, whole genome shotgun sequence genome includes a window with the following:
- the LOC142551450 gene encoding pentatricopeptide repeat-containing protein At4g14850-like isoform X1, with the protein MASLPSVVVGNTMKLDPDLKKHSSLSTPFGKKQYSTKDLEKDFDELSTEFRESISLVKEGYVKLESSSYVPLLQNCIDNSYVSAAESIHAHIIKSGLYQELFLVTFLINVYAKCGRMESAQKVFDDLPKRNVVSWTSLMSGYTHNQQPLLAAGAFKKMLETGGYPTAYTLGIVLNACSYLSNIDLGKQIHGYIIKYRIEGDSSSGNALCSLYAKCGSLSMAIKAFNSIEEKNVISWTAIISACGNNGDSAMGVDMFAQMIDEGVEPNEITLTSILSLCCTMQALGMGSQVHSMSIKLGYESDLHVRNSIMYLYLKNGCISEAKKVFDGINKVNLVTWNAMIAGHAKMTSLAEDGLSASFWGTEALKIFDRMNKSGMKPDMYTLSSVLTICSSLVALEQGEQVHAQSIKTGFLSDVVLGTALVNMYNKCGSINGATKAFVEMPKRTLISWTSMITTFAQHARSQQALHLFEDMRFVGAKPNKITFVGVLSACSQAGMVDEALAYYDMMRNEYKINPVMDHHACLIDMFVRLGRIEEAFDFIKKNNLTPNEFLWSILIAGCRSQGKAELGFYSAEQLLEMKPRDSETCHLLLNLYISAGRWKDVSRLRKMMREEKVEKLNDWSWITIRNKVYSFKNCGKKSRSSDVTNLLDDLLDRARPLGYEVDTNPQMVDEETEETTVHPSHHSEKLAVAFGLLNTSNATQIRVVKNISMCRNCHDFVKVVSRLTSRTIIIRDSKRLHKFFDGECCCGDFGGLV; encoded by the exons ATGGCTTCCCTGCCTTCAGTTGTGGTTGGCAACACTATGAAACTGGACCCAGATTTGAAGAAACACTCTTCTCTTTCCACTCCATTTGGAAAG AAACAGTACAGCACGAAAGACTTGGAAAAGGATTTTGATGAATTGAGTACTGAGTTCAGAGAATCAATTTCATTGGTTAAAGAAGGTTACGTGAAGCTTGAGTCATCTTCCTACGTCCCGTTGTTGCAAAATTGTATAGACAATAGTTATGTTTCAGCAGCTGAGTCTATCCATGCCCACATAATAAAATCTGGGCTTTACCAAGAACTGTTCCTCGTTACATTTCTTATAAACGTGTACGCAAAATGCGGGAGGATGGAAAGTGCGCAAAAGGTGTTCGATGACTTGCCGAAAAGGAATGTTGTCTCTTGGACTTCATTGATGTCCGGATATACTCATAATCAACAGCCTCTGCTTGCTGCTGGTGCTTTCAAGAAAATGTTGGAGACTGGAGGGTATCCAACTGCCTATACTCTAGGAATTGTTTTGAATGCTTGCTCGTATTTGTCTAATATTGATTTGGGGAAGCAGATTCATGGGTATATCATAAAGTATCGAATTGAGGGTGATTCCAGTTCCGGGAATGCACTGTGTAGCTTGTATGCCAAATGTGGTAGTTTGTCTATGGCGATCAAGGCGTTTAATTCGATTGAGGAAAAGAATGTGATTTCTTGGACTGCCATTATATCTGCTTGTGGAAACAATGGCGATTCGGCTATGGGAGTTGATATGTTTGCTCAGATGATTGATGAGGGTGTGGAGCCTAACGAGATCACGTTGACCAGCATATTGAGTTTGTGCTGCACGATGCAGGCTTTGGGCATGGGATCTCAGGTTCATTCAATGAGTATTAAACTTGGATATGAATCTGATTTACACGTTAGGAATTCGATTATGTATTTGTACTTGAAAAATGGCTGCATCAGTGAGGCAAAAAAAGTATTTGATGGAATTAACAAAGTTAACCTAGTCACATGGAATGCCATGATTGCCGGTCACGCAAAAATGACTAGCCTAGCGGAGGATGGCCTTTCAGCCTCCTTCTGGGGAACCGAAGCCCTTAAAATTTTTGATAGAATGAACAAATCTGGCATGAAACCTGATATGTATACTCTCTCAAGTGTATTAACTATATGTAGCAGTTTGGTGGCATTGGAGCAAGGTGAACAAGTTCACGCTCAATCGATAAAAACAGGATTTTTGTCAGATGTGGTGTTGGGAACGGCCCTAGTTAACATGTATAACAAATGTGGAAGCATTAATGGAGCAACTAAAGCTTTTGTGGAGATGCCGAAAAGAACTTTAATTTCTTGGACATCCATGATCACAACATTTGCACAACATGCACGGTCACAACAGGCGTTGCACCTTTTCGAGGACATGAGATTTGTTGGAGCTAAGCCAAACAAGATCACTTTCGTTGGTGTTCTCTCTGCCTGTAGCCAAGCTGGAATGGTTGACGAGGCGTTagcttattatgatatgatgagaAATGAGTATAAAATAAACCCTGTGATGGACCATCATGCATGTCTGATTGATATGTTTGTTAGGTTAGGTCGTATTGAAGAAGCATTTGATTTTATCAAGAAAAACAATCTAACTCCCAATGAGTTTCTATGGTCGATTTTGATAGCAGGTTGCAGAAGTCAAGGGAAAGCCGAACTGGGCTTTTATTCTGCTGAACAATTACTTGAAATGAAACCAAGAGATTCAGAGACGTGTCACTTACTGTTAAATCTATACATATCAGCAGGCCGATGGAAGGATGTGTCTAGGTTGAGAAAGATGATGAGAGAGGAAAAGGTTGAGAAACTAAATGACTGGAGCTGGATTACCATTCGAAACAAGGTTTACTCGTTCAAGAATTGTGGTAAAAAAAGTCGATCCAGTGATGTAACAAACCTTTTGGATGACTTGCTCGATAGAGCAAGACCTCTAGGGTACGAGGTGGATACAAATCCACAAATGGTAGACGAAGAAACCGAAGAAACCACGGTCCATCCCTCTCATCACAGTGAAAAGTTGGCTGTTGCCTTTGGATTGCTCAACACATCAAATGCAACACAAATTCGTGTTGTTAAGAATATTAGCATGTGTAGGAACTGCCACGATTTTGTAAAAGTCGTCTCAAGATTGACGTCCCGGACTATTATTATTCGAGATAGTAAACGACTTCACAAATTTTTTGATGGAGAGTGTTGTTGTGGAGATTTTGGCGGTCTTGTTTGA
- the LOC142551450 gene encoding pentatricopeptide repeat-containing protein At4g14850-like isoform X2: MASLPSVVVGNTMKLDPDLKKHSSLSTPFGKYSTKDLEKDFDELSTEFRESISLVKEGYVKLESSSYVPLLQNCIDNSYVSAAESIHAHIIKSGLYQELFLVTFLINVYAKCGRMESAQKVFDDLPKRNVVSWTSLMSGYTHNQQPLLAAGAFKKMLETGGYPTAYTLGIVLNACSYLSNIDLGKQIHGYIIKYRIEGDSSSGNALCSLYAKCGSLSMAIKAFNSIEEKNVISWTAIISACGNNGDSAMGVDMFAQMIDEGVEPNEITLTSILSLCCTMQALGMGSQVHSMSIKLGYESDLHVRNSIMYLYLKNGCISEAKKVFDGINKVNLVTWNAMIAGHAKMTSLAEDGLSASFWGTEALKIFDRMNKSGMKPDMYTLSSVLTICSSLVALEQGEQVHAQSIKTGFLSDVVLGTALVNMYNKCGSINGATKAFVEMPKRTLISWTSMITTFAQHARSQQALHLFEDMRFVGAKPNKITFVGVLSACSQAGMVDEALAYYDMMRNEYKINPVMDHHACLIDMFVRLGRIEEAFDFIKKNNLTPNEFLWSILIAGCRSQGKAELGFYSAEQLLEMKPRDSETCHLLLNLYISAGRWKDVSRLRKMMREEKVEKLNDWSWITIRNKVYSFKNCGKKSRSSDVTNLLDDLLDRARPLGYEVDTNPQMVDEETEETTVHPSHHSEKLAVAFGLLNTSNATQIRVVKNISMCRNCHDFVKVVSRLTSRTIIIRDSKRLHKFFDGECCCGDFGGLV; the protein is encoded by the exons ATGGCTTCCCTGCCTTCAGTTGTGGTTGGCAACACTATGAAACTGGACCCAGATTTGAAGAAACACTCTTCTCTTTCCACTCCATTTGGAAAG TACAGCACGAAAGACTTGGAAAAGGATTTTGATGAATTGAGTACTGAGTTCAGAGAATCAATTTCATTGGTTAAAGAAGGTTACGTGAAGCTTGAGTCATCTTCCTACGTCCCGTTGTTGCAAAATTGTATAGACAATAGTTATGTTTCAGCAGCTGAGTCTATCCATGCCCACATAATAAAATCTGGGCTTTACCAAGAACTGTTCCTCGTTACATTTCTTATAAACGTGTACGCAAAATGCGGGAGGATGGAAAGTGCGCAAAAGGTGTTCGATGACTTGCCGAAAAGGAATGTTGTCTCTTGGACTTCATTGATGTCCGGATATACTCATAATCAACAGCCTCTGCTTGCTGCTGGTGCTTTCAAGAAAATGTTGGAGACTGGAGGGTATCCAACTGCCTATACTCTAGGAATTGTTTTGAATGCTTGCTCGTATTTGTCTAATATTGATTTGGGGAAGCAGATTCATGGGTATATCATAAAGTATCGAATTGAGGGTGATTCCAGTTCCGGGAATGCACTGTGTAGCTTGTATGCCAAATGTGGTAGTTTGTCTATGGCGATCAAGGCGTTTAATTCGATTGAGGAAAAGAATGTGATTTCTTGGACTGCCATTATATCTGCTTGTGGAAACAATGGCGATTCGGCTATGGGAGTTGATATGTTTGCTCAGATGATTGATGAGGGTGTGGAGCCTAACGAGATCACGTTGACCAGCATATTGAGTTTGTGCTGCACGATGCAGGCTTTGGGCATGGGATCTCAGGTTCATTCAATGAGTATTAAACTTGGATATGAATCTGATTTACACGTTAGGAATTCGATTATGTATTTGTACTTGAAAAATGGCTGCATCAGTGAGGCAAAAAAAGTATTTGATGGAATTAACAAAGTTAACCTAGTCACATGGAATGCCATGATTGCCGGTCACGCAAAAATGACTAGCCTAGCGGAGGATGGCCTTTCAGCCTCCTTCTGGGGAACCGAAGCCCTTAAAATTTTTGATAGAATGAACAAATCTGGCATGAAACCTGATATGTATACTCTCTCAAGTGTATTAACTATATGTAGCAGTTTGGTGGCATTGGAGCAAGGTGAACAAGTTCACGCTCAATCGATAAAAACAGGATTTTTGTCAGATGTGGTGTTGGGAACGGCCCTAGTTAACATGTATAACAAATGTGGAAGCATTAATGGAGCAACTAAAGCTTTTGTGGAGATGCCGAAAAGAACTTTAATTTCTTGGACATCCATGATCACAACATTTGCACAACATGCACGGTCACAACAGGCGTTGCACCTTTTCGAGGACATGAGATTTGTTGGAGCTAAGCCAAACAAGATCACTTTCGTTGGTGTTCTCTCTGCCTGTAGCCAAGCTGGAATGGTTGACGAGGCGTTagcttattatgatatgatgagaAATGAGTATAAAATAAACCCTGTGATGGACCATCATGCATGTCTGATTGATATGTTTGTTAGGTTAGGTCGTATTGAAGAAGCATTTGATTTTATCAAGAAAAACAATCTAACTCCCAATGAGTTTCTATGGTCGATTTTGATAGCAGGTTGCAGAAGTCAAGGGAAAGCCGAACTGGGCTTTTATTCTGCTGAACAATTACTTGAAATGAAACCAAGAGATTCAGAGACGTGTCACTTACTGTTAAATCTATACATATCAGCAGGCCGATGGAAGGATGTGTCTAGGTTGAGAAAGATGATGAGAGAGGAAAAGGTTGAGAAACTAAATGACTGGAGCTGGATTACCATTCGAAACAAGGTTTACTCGTTCAAGAATTGTGGTAAAAAAAGTCGATCCAGTGATGTAACAAACCTTTTGGATGACTTGCTCGATAGAGCAAGACCTCTAGGGTACGAGGTGGATACAAATCCACAAATGGTAGACGAAGAAACCGAAGAAACCACGGTCCATCCCTCTCATCACAGTGAAAAGTTGGCTGTTGCCTTTGGATTGCTCAACACATCAAATGCAACACAAATTCGTGTTGTTAAGAATATTAGCATGTGTAGGAACTGCCACGATTTTGTAAAAGTCGTCTCAAGATTGACGTCCCGGACTATTATTATTCGAGATAGTAAACGACTTCACAAATTTTTTGATGGAGAGTGTTGTTGTGGAGATTTTGGCGGTCTTGTTTGA